A single genomic interval of Prionailurus viverrinus isolate Anna chromosome A2, UM_Priviv_1.0, whole genome shotgun sequence harbors:
- the CERS4 gene encoding ceramide synthase 4 isoform X2 produces MWSSFNEWFWQEKLWLPPNSSWVVLEDRDGLVYPHPRDVLAALPLALALVAMRFIFERFIGLPLSRWLGVRDQARRPAKSNATLEKYFLTEGCKPKEPQMAFLAAQCGLTLQQTRRWFRRRRNQDRPCLSKKFCEASWRFVFYLCSFFGGLSVLYHTPRSLQESWLWTPVMCWDNYPDQPLKPGLYYWYLLELSFYISLLITLHLDVKRKDFKEQVAHHFVTITLIVFSYSANLLRIGSLVLLLHDASDYLLEACKIFNYTRWRKACDTLFIVFSLVFFYTRLVLFPTQILYTTYYESIASSGPFFGYYFFNGLLMMLQLLHVFWSCLILRMIYSFTKKGQMEKDVRSDVEEADSSDGDVAQESLPLKNGAAPTDGPRSRAAGRLANGHAPAT; encoded by the exons ATGTGGTCCAGCTTCAACGAGTGGTTTTGGCAGGAGAAGTTATGGTTACCACCCAACAGCTCGTGGGTTGTCCTGGAGGACCGAGATGGCCTGGtctacccccacccccgggaCGTGCTGGCAGCCCTGCCCCTGGCATTGGCCCTGGTGGCCATGCGCTTCATCTTCGAGAG ATTTATCGGCCTGCCCCTGAGCCGGTGGCTGGGTGTGCGAGATCAGGCCAGGAGGCCAGCAAAGTCAAATGCCACTCTGGAGAAATACTTCCTCACAGAGGGGTGTAAACCCAAGGAG ccccagatgGCCTTCCTCGCTGCCCAGTGTGGCCTCACGCTGCAACAGACCCGGCGCTGGTTCCGGAGACGCCGGAACCAAGACCGACCCTGCCTGAGCAAGAAGTTCTGTGAGGCCAG CTGGAGGTTTGTCTTCTACCTGTGCTCCTTCTTCGGTGGCCTCTCCGTCCTCTACCAC ACTCCCAGGTCCCTGCAGGAGTCATGGCTGTGGACACCGGTGATGTGCTGGGACAATTACCCAGATCAG CCCCTGAAACCGGGCCTGTACTATTGGTACCTCCTGGAGCTGAGTTTCTACATCTCACTGCTGATCACGCTGCACTTGGATGTCAAGCGCAAG GATTTCAAGGAGCAGGTGGCACACCACTTCGTGACCATCACCCTGATCGTCTTCTCCTACAGCGCAAACCTGCTGCGCATCGGCTCTCTGGTGCTGCTGCTGCACGACGCCTCGGACTACCTCCTGGAG GCCTGTAAGATATTCAATTACACGCGTTGGCGGAAAGCATGCGATACCCTCTTCATCGTCTTCTCCTTGGTCTTCTTCTACACTCGCCTCGTGCTCTTCCCTACGCA GATCCTCTACACCACATACTACGAGTCCATTGCCAGCTCGGGCCCCTTCTTCGGCTACTACTTCTTCAACGGCCTTCTCATGATGCTGCAGCTGCTGCACGTGTTCTGGTCCTGCCTCATCCTCCGCATGATCTACAGCTTTACGAAGAAAGGCCAG atgGAGAAGGACGTCCGCAGCGACGTGGAGGAGGCCGACTCGAGCGATGGGGACGTGGCCCAGGAGTCCCTGCCGCTGAAGAACGGGGCGGCCCCCACCGACGGTCCTCGGAGCCGGGCGGCCGGGCGGCTGGCCAACGGGCACGCGCCAGCCACATAG
- the CERS4 gene encoding ceramide synthase 4 isoform X3, giving the protein MWSSFNEWFWQEKLWLPPNSSWVVLEDRDGLVYPHPRDVLAALPLALALVAMRFIFERFIGLPLSRWLGVRDQARRPAKSNATLEKYFLTEGCKPKEPQMAFLAAQCGLTLQQTRRWFRRRRNQDRPCLSKKFCEASWRFVFYLCSFFGGLSVLYHESWLWTPVMCWDNYPDQPLKPGLYYWYLLELSFYISLLITLHLDVKRKDFKEQVAHHFVTITLIVFSYSANLLRIGSLVLLLHDASDYLLEACKIFNYTRWRKACDTLFIVFSLVFFYTRLVLFPTQILYTTYYESIASSGPFFGYYFFNGLLMMLQLLHVFWSCLILRMIYSFTKKGQMEKDVRSDVEEADSSDGDVAQESLPLKNGAAPTDGPRSRAAGRLANGHAPAT; this is encoded by the exons ATGTGGTCCAGCTTCAACGAGTGGTTTTGGCAGGAGAAGTTATGGTTACCACCCAACAGCTCGTGGGTTGTCCTGGAGGACCGAGATGGCCTGGtctacccccacccccgggaCGTGCTGGCAGCCCTGCCCCTGGCATTGGCCCTGGTGGCCATGCGCTTCATCTTCGAGAG ATTTATCGGCCTGCCCCTGAGCCGGTGGCTGGGTGTGCGAGATCAGGCCAGGAGGCCAGCAAAGTCAAATGCCACTCTGGAGAAATACTTCCTCACAGAGGGGTGTAAACCCAAGGAG ccccagatgGCCTTCCTCGCTGCCCAGTGTGGCCTCACGCTGCAACAGACCCGGCGCTGGTTCCGGAGACGCCGGAACCAAGACCGACCCTGCCTGAGCAAGAAGTTCTGTGAGGCCAG CTGGAGGTTTGTCTTCTACCTGTGCTCCTTCTTCGGTGGCCTCTCCGTCCTCTACCAC GAGTCATGGCTGTGGACACCGGTGATGTGCTGGGACAATTACCCAGATCAG CCCCTGAAACCGGGCCTGTACTATTGGTACCTCCTGGAGCTGAGTTTCTACATCTCACTGCTGATCACGCTGCACTTGGATGTCAAGCGCAAG GATTTCAAGGAGCAGGTGGCACACCACTTCGTGACCATCACCCTGATCGTCTTCTCCTACAGCGCAAACCTGCTGCGCATCGGCTCTCTGGTGCTGCTGCTGCACGACGCCTCGGACTACCTCCTGGAG GCCTGTAAGATATTCAATTACACGCGTTGGCGGAAAGCATGCGATACCCTCTTCATCGTCTTCTCCTTGGTCTTCTTCTACACTCGCCTCGTGCTCTTCCCTACGCA GATCCTCTACACCACATACTACGAGTCCATTGCCAGCTCGGGCCCCTTCTTCGGCTACTACTTCTTCAACGGCCTTCTCATGATGCTGCAGCTGCTGCACGTGTTCTGGTCCTGCCTCATCCTCCGCATGATCTACAGCTTTACGAAGAAAGGCCAG atgGAGAAGGACGTCCGCAGCGACGTGGAGGAGGCCGACTCGAGCGATGGGGACGTGGCCCAGGAGTCCCTGCCGCTGAAGAACGGGGCGGCCCCCACCGACGGTCCTCGGAGCCGGGCGGCCGGGCGGCTGGCCAACGGGCACGCGCCAGCCACATAG
- the CERS4 gene encoding ceramide synthase 4 isoform X4 gives MVTTQQLVGCPGGPRWPGLPPPPGRAGSPAPGIGPGGHALHLREPQMAFLAAQCGLTLQQTRRWFRRRRNQDRPCLSKKFCEASWRFVFYLCSFFGGLSVLYHLQTPRSLQESWLWTPVMCWDNYPDQPLKPGLYYWYLLELSFYISLLITLHLDVKRKDFKEQVAHHFVTITLIVFSYSANLLRIGSLVLLLHDASDYLLEACKIFNYTRWRKACDTLFIVFSLVFFYTRLVLFPTQILYTTYYESIASSGPFFGYYFFNGLLMMLQLLHVFWSCLILRMIYSFTKKGQMEKDVRSDVEEADSSDGDVAQESLPLKNGAAPTDGPRSRAAGRLANGHAPAT, from the exons ATGGTTACCACCCAACAGCTCGTGGGTTGTCCTGGAGGACCGAGATGGCCTGGtctacccccacccccgggaCGTGCTGGCAGCCCTGCCCCTGGCATTGGCCCTGGTGGCCATGCGCTTCATCTTCGAGAG ccccagatgGCCTTCCTCGCTGCCCAGTGTGGCCTCACGCTGCAACAGACCCGGCGCTGGTTCCGGAGACGCCGGAACCAAGACCGACCCTGCCTGAGCAAGAAGTTCTGTGAGGCCAG CTGGAGGTTTGTCTTCTACCTGTGCTCCTTCTTCGGTGGCCTCTCCGTCCTCTACCAC CTTCAGACTCCCAGGTCCCTGCAGGAGTCATGGCTGTGGACACCGGTGATGTGCTGGGACAATTACCCAGATCAG CCCCTGAAACCGGGCCTGTACTATTGGTACCTCCTGGAGCTGAGTTTCTACATCTCACTGCTGATCACGCTGCACTTGGATGTCAAGCGCAAG GATTTCAAGGAGCAGGTGGCACACCACTTCGTGACCATCACCCTGATCGTCTTCTCCTACAGCGCAAACCTGCTGCGCATCGGCTCTCTGGTGCTGCTGCTGCACGACGCCTCGGACTACCTCCTGGAG GCCTGTAAGATATTCAATTACACGCGTTGGCGGAAAGCATGCGATACCCTCTTCATCGTCTTCTCCTTGGTCTTCTTCTACACTCGCCTCGTGCTCTTCCCTACGCA GATCCTCTACACCACATACTACGAGTCCATTGCCAGCTCGGGCCCCTTCTTCGGCTACTACTTCTTCAACGGCCTTCTCATGATGCTGCAGCTGCTGCACGTGTTCTGGTCCTGCCTCATCCTCCGCATGATCTACAGCTTTACGAAGAAAGGCCAG atgGAGAAGGACGTCCGCAGCGACGTGGAGGAGGCCGACTCGAGCGATGGGGACGTGGCCCAGGAGTCCCTGCCGCTGAAGAACGGGGCGGCCCCCACCGACGGTCCTCGGAGCCGGGCGGCCGGGCGGCTGGCCAACGGGCACGCGCCAGCCACATAG
- the CERS4 gene encoding ceramide synthase 4 isoform X1: MWSSFNEWFWQEKLWLPPNSSWVVLEDRDGLVYPHPRDVLAALPLALALVAMRFIFERFIGLPLSRWLGVRDQARRPAKSNATLEKYFLTEGCKPKEPQMAFLAAQCGLTLQQTRRWFRRRRNQDRPCLSKKFCEASWRFVFYLCSFFGGLSVLYHLQTPRSLQESWLWTPVMCWDNYPDQPLKPGLYYWYLLELSFYISLLITLHLDVKRKDFKEQVAHHFVTITLIVFSYSANLLRIGSLVLLLHDASDYLLEACKIFNYTRWRKACDTLFIVFSLVFFYTRLVLFPTQILYTTYYESIASSGPFFGYYFFNGLLMMLQLLHVFWSCLILRMIYSFTKKGQMEKDVRSDVEEADSSDGDVAQESLPLKNGAAPTDGPRSRAAGRLANGHAPAT, encoded by the exons ATGTGGTCCAGCTTCAACGAGTGGTTTTGGCAGGAGAAGTTATGGTTACCACCCAACAGCTCGTGGGTTGTCCTGGAGGACCGAGATGGCCTGGtctacccccacccccgggaCGTGCTGGCAGCCCTGCCCCTGGCATTGGCCCTGGTGGCCATGCGCTTCATCTTCGAGAG ATTTATCGGCCTGCCCCTGAGCCGGTGGCTGGGTGTGCGAGATCAGGCCAGGAGGCCAGCAAAGTCAAATGCCACTCTGGAGAAATACTTCCTCACAGAGGGGTGTAAACCCAAGGAG ccccagatgGCCTTCCTCGCTGCCCAGTGTGGCCTCACGCTGCAACAGACCCGGCGCTGGTTCCGGAGACGCCGGAACCAAGACCGACCCTGCCTGAGCAAGAAGTTCTGTGAGGCCAG CTGGAGGTTTGTCTTCTACCTGTGCTCCTTCTTCGGTGGCCTCTCCGTCCTCTACCAC CTTCAGACTCCCAGGTCCCTGCAGGAGTCATGGCTGTGGACACCGGTGATGTGCTGGGACAATTACCCAGATCAG CCCCTGAAACCGGGCCTGTACTATTGGTACCTCCTGGAGCTGAGTTTCTACATCTCACTGCTGATCACGCTGCACTTGGATGTCAAGCGCAAG GATTTCAAGGAGCAGGTGGCACACCACTTCGTGACCATCACCCTGATCGTCTTCTCCTACAGCGCAAACCTGCTGCGCATCGGCTCTCTGGTGCTGCTGCTGCACGACGCCTCGGACTACCTCCTGGAG GCCTGTAAGATATTCAATTACACGCGTTGGCGGAAAGCATGCGATACCCTCTTCATCGTCTTCTCCTTGGTCTTCTTCTACACTCGCCTCGTGCTCTTCCCTACGCA GATCCTCTACACCACATACTACGAGTCCATTGCCAGCTCGGGCCCCTTCTTCGGCTACTACTTCTTCAACGGCCTTCTCATGATGCTGCAGCTGCTGCACGTGTTCTGGTCCTGCCTCATCCTCCGCATGATCTACAGCTTTACGAAGAAAGGCCAG atgGAGAAGGACGTCCGCAGCGACGTGGAGGAGGCCGACTCGAGCGATGGGGACGTGGCCCAGGAGTCCCTGCCGCTGAAGAACGGGGCGGCCCCCACCGACGGTCCTCGGAGCCGGGCGGCCGGGCGGCTGGCCAACGGGCACGCGCCAGCCACATAG